The sequence GATACCGGTCCCCTCCGCTTCCATATGCCCGGCCACCATGGAAAGCCCCTGCCCGCGCCGGAATTGTCCCGCCTGTCGGAGCTGGACTTCACCGAGCTGCCCCCAACGGGAGACCTGTTCTCCCCCGGCGGCCCCATCGAGGCGGCGGAGAAGCTCTGGGCGGCGGCCTTCGGGATGTCGGCCTGTCTGTTTCTCACCGGCGGCTCCACCCAGGGCCTGCACACCGCCCTGACGCTGGCCTGCTCCGTGGGGGGCGGCGTGCTGGTGGACCGGGGCTGTCACCGCTCGGTCTATCACTCTATGGCCCTGCTGGACCTGCAGCCGGTGTACCTGCCCCGCCCTTGGCTGACCGAGGAGGGAGTGACCGGACCGATTTCTCCACAGCTTGTGGACAATGAGCTGAAAAATCACCCGGATATAAAAACAGTTTGTATTACATCACCGACCTATTACGGGGTGTTGTCGGATATTTTCGCCATTGCCCAGGTCGTCCATGCCCACGGTGGAACGCTGGTGGTGGATGGGGCTCACGGAGCCCATCTGCCCTTCCTGGGGCTGGAGGCCTATGGGGGGGCCGACCTGGTGGTCTGCTCGGCCCATAAGACCCTCCCGGCCCCGGGCCAGACGGCTCTGCTGTTCTCCTCCGGGACCTATAGCCTGGATGACCTGCGCCGGGCGGGCTCCATCTACGGCTCCTCCAGTCCTTCCTATCCCATGATGGCGGCTCTGGACCTGTGCCGGGCTGCGCTGGAGGATGGGGGCGCGGCGGCGTATGGGACTGTGGCGGAGGAGGTAGCGGCTCTGCGGGCGGAGCTCCCGGCCCTCCGGCCCCGGCCTGACCTGGCGCTGGACCCCTGCCGTCTGGTGCTGAGCGTCCGCGACGGATTTGGTGTGAAGGGTGCGCTGGAGGGGCAGGGTGTCTATCCAGAGATGGCCGACGTCGGCCATGTGGTGTTCATCGCCACCTGTGCCGATGGGGCGGCGGAGTTTGCCCGGCTGCGCGCGGCGCTGGAGGGGTTGTCTCTGCCCCCCGTCCCCACCCGCTCCTGTCCCGGCCTGCCCGGTATTCCGCCGCTGGTGGTCCGCCCCCGGCAGGCCCTGTTCGCGCCCCGGCGGTACCTCCCTCTGCGGCAGACGGAGGGGGAGGTCTGCGGGGTGCAGGTGGCCCCCTATCCCCCCGGCGTGCCGGTCATCGCCCCCGGGGAGCGTATCGAAAAAAAACACCTTTCCTATTTGACGGAAATAGGATATAATACCGATAATACGATAGGCGTAATCACTTCGCCGTGCGCCTTGTAATGGGAGGGACAACCATGAAACTGGTCCTTGCGATCATTAACTATGACGATGCCAACGCCGTCACCCATGCGCTGACGAAGAAGGGCTTCTCCTCCACCAAGCTGGCCACCACCGGCGGTTTTTTGATGGCGGGCAACGTGAC is a genomic window of Intestinimonas massiliensis (ex Afouda et al. 2020) containing:
- a CDS encoding aminotransferase class I/II-fold pyridoxal phosphate-dependent enzyme translates to MSHTPLYDALRAFADTGPLRFHMPGHHGKPLPAPELSRLSELDFTELPPTGDLFSPGGPIEAAEKLWAAAFGMSACLFLTGGSTQGLHTALTLACSVGGGVLVDRGCHRSVYHSMALLDLQPVYLPRPWLTEEGVTGPISPQLVDNELKNHPDIKTVCITSPTYYGVLSDIFAIAQVVHAHGGTLVVDGAHGAHLPFLGLEAYGGADLVVCSAHKTLPAPGQTALLFSSGTYSLDDLRRAGSIYGSSSPSYPMMAALDLCRAALEDGGAAAYGTVAEEVAALRAELPALRPRPDLALDPCRLVLSVRDGFGVKGALEGQGVYPEMADVGHVVFIATCADGAAEFARLRAALEGLSLPPVPTRSCPGLPGIPPLVVRPRQALFAPRRYLPLRQTEGEVCGVQVAPYPPGVPVIAPGERIEKKHLSYLTEIGYNTDNTIGVITSPCAL